A genome region from Penicillium psychrofluorescens genome assembly, chromosome: 3 includes the following:
- a CDS encoding uncharacterized protein (ID:PFLUO_004304-T1.cds;~source:funannotate), producing the protein MTVIREPEIFACAKALRAQYKRVAAIGFCYGGWAVFRLGAKANNGSVDCISTAHPSWVTKEEIQEVGVPVQIMAPEIDPVFTPELKELCNRVIPSLGVDFDYQFFRGLKHAFAVRGNRANEAEMKGWRGRRMRPCIGSSRGCIESRSGLCMSLISDDNEFTSIDLEELASSKKLE; encoded by the coding sequence ATGACAGTCATCCGAGAGCCTGAGATCTTCGCCTGTGCCAAAGCTCTGCGAGCACAGTATAAGCGCGTCGCAGCGATCGGTTTCTGCTACGGTGGCTGGGCAGTATTTCGTCTGGGTGCCAAAGCAAATAATGGATCGGTTGACTGCATCTCGACTGCGCACCCATCGTGGGTCACAAAGGAAGAGATCCAAGAGGTTGGTGTGCCAGTACAGATCATGGCGCCAGAAATCGATCCTGTGTTCACGCCCGAGCTGAAAGAGTTGTGTAATCGGGTTATCCCCTCGCTGGGAGTTGACTTTGATTATCAGTTTTTCCGTGGCTTGAAGCACGCGTTTGCAGTTAGAGGGAATCGAGCGAATGAGGCTGAGATGAAggggtggagagggcgaAGAATGCGGCCGTGTATTGGTTCAAGCAGGGGCTGCATTGAGAGCAGGAGTGGGTTGTGCATGTCTCTCATTTCAGATGACAATGAGTTTACATCAATTGACCTAGAAGAATTGGCTTCAAGCAAAAAGCTGGAATAG
- a CDS encoding uncharacterized protein (ID:PFLUO_004303-T1.cds;~source:funannotate), translated as MRVLAANRIFTELAGPETKFGPTSLSNIFTVPALSNGIKHCFDLGYRGGAGFPSYARETNYRQLEDELDSPFQYAFQTKLHCFDWWKEHPREASQFHNVKGRLILQDQPDVIDAIPKDSLHPTIELTKHNFFKPQLIKGAGVYFLKHVLHDWPNPKALIILRNLVAVMKDYSKLIIIENVLPEAGPLPVPTAGLDFILMVGFAAMERTAKQWEALLTEAGLKITGRWVKDDGDGVLEVMLA; from the exons ATGAGGGTCCTTGCCGCGAACCGAATTTTCACCGAGCTAGCCGGGCCGGAGACCAAGTTTGGCCCGACATCACTCTCAAATATCTTCACTGTCCCAGCGCTCAGCAACGGTATCAAACATTGTTTTGATCTGGGCTACCGCGGTGGGGCTGGGTTTCCGTCTTACGCCCGAGAGACGAATTACCGTCAGTTggaggacgagctcgacAGCCCGTTCCAATACGCCTTTCAGACCAAATTGCACTGCTTCGATTGGTGGAAGGAACATCCTCGCGAAGCCTCCCAGTTCCATA ATGTCAAAG GTCGTTTGATTCTGCAAGATCAACCGGATGTGATCGATGCAATCCCAAAGGACAGCCTCCACCCAACAATCGAATTAACAAAACACAACTTTTTCAAACCTCAGCTGATCAAAGGCGCGGGAGTTTACTTCCTGAAGCACGTGCTACACGACTGGCCCAACCCTAAGGCCCTGATTATCCTGCGCAATCTCGTGGCTGTGATGAAGGACTACTCAAAATTAATCATCATCGAGAACGTGCTTCCAGAAGCTGGACCGCTTCCAGTTCCTACGGCTGGTTTGGATTTCATCTTGATGGTCGGATTTGCTGCGA TGGAGAGGACTGCGAAGCAGTGGGAAGCGCTGCTGACCGAAGCAGGGCTGAAAATAACGGGACGATGGGTGAAggatgatggagacggcGTTCTAGAAGTTATGTTAGCGTGA
- a CDS encoding uncharacterized protein (ID:PFLUO_004305-T1.cds;~source:funannotate) — translation MASQAKVISTKLIGLLAIGARLVKVGYVDQTDAWRRVYLSPETQQKFKATTEKHLHTIKPETEEVALQETPHPSESDNRTHFTAVEIDGQGTVIAKRHFTVQ, via the exons ATGGCATCACAAGCGAAGGTCATCTCAACTAAGCTTAtcggtcttcttgccatAGGCGCACGATTGGTGAAGGTTGGATATGTGGACCAAACAGATGCCTGGAGAAGGGTCTATCTCAGCCCAGAAACCCAACAGAAGTTCAAGGCAACTACGGAGAAGCATTTGCACACTATCAAACCGGAGACTGAAGAGGTCGCTCTTCA AGAGACCCCTCATCCTAGCGAATCTGACAATCGCACGCATTTTACCGCAGTCGAAATTGATGGGCAGGGCACTGTTATAGCAAAGCGACACTTCACTGTCCAGTAA